From a single Pleurodeles waltl isolate 20211129_DDA chromosome 8, aPleWal1.hap1.20221129, whole genome shotgun sequence genomic region:
- the SLC5A3 gene encoding sodium/myo-inositol cotransporter has protein sequence MRASMEAADIAVVALYFVLVLLIGFFAMWKSNRSTVSGYFLAGRSLNWAAIGASLFVSNIGSEHFIGLAGSGAASGFAVGAWEFNALMLLQLLGWIFIPVYIRSGVYTMPEYLSKRFGRHRIQIYFAILSLILYIFTKLSVDLYAGALFIQESLGWNLYLSIILLISMTALLTVTGGLVAVIYTDTLQALLMITGALTLMIVSMIEIGGFEEMKRKYMLATPNITSILLTHNFTNTNTCHVSPKPDSLKMLREPTDEDIPWPGFVFGQTPASVWYWCADQVIVQRVLAAKNFSHAKGATLMAGFLKLLPMFIIVIPGMISRILFVDEIACITPEHCMEVCGSRAGCSNIAYPRLVMKVLPVGLRGLMMAVMIAALMSDLDSIFNSASTIFTLDIYKFVRKHASSRELMFVGRVFVAFMVVISIAWVPIIIQMQGGQMYLYIQEVAGYLTPPVAALFLLGIFWKRCNERGAFWGVMVGFVLGVTRLILAFVYRPPECNLPDNRPDFIKNFHYMYVATALFWISGIVTIIVSLLTPPPDKEQIRTTTFWAVKNKTVAEKKPKEDHSKVPDKSAIVGAEDTKHMIPNGKHDGPVKVQSEDITLMMAYNEESHVNSACVSEAETPIDCYSNGQAALMGQTQEAGDTKSVGKCPTLMYWFCGYKSEDLNKRTIHDEVAEETVCLQMLEETPLVKRVLDIGLLCVCTVGISMFVYFSL, from the coding sequence ATGAGGGCTTCAATGGAAGCAGCAGACATTGCTGTCGTGGCCTTATACTTTGTCCTTGTTTTATTAATTGGATTTTTTGCCATGTGGAAATCCAACAGAAGTACAGTCTCTGGGTACTTTCTGGCGGGCCGTTCTTTAAACTGGGCTGCCATTGGGGCCTCTCTGTTTGTGAGCAATATTGGAAGTGAACACTTCATTGGACTTGCAGGGTCTGGAGCCGCGAGTGGATTTGCTGTAGGTGCCTGGGAGTTCAATGCCTTGATGTTGTTGCAGCTCCTAGGTTGGATCTTTATTCCAGTGTACATACGATCAGGAGTTTACACCATGCCTGAATATTTATCCAAACGCTTTGGAAGACATAGAATACAAATTTACTTTGCCATACTGTCTTTAATTCTGTACATCTTCACCAAACTTTCCGTAGACCTGTATGCTGGTGCACTGTTTATTCAAGAATCGCTGGGATGGAATCTGTATTTGTCCATTATCCTGCTGATTAGCATGACCGCATTACTGACTGTTACAGGTGGCCTGGTGGCTGttatatacacagacacactccAGGCTTTGCTCATGATTACTGGGGCACTCACACTTATGATTGTCAGCATGATTGAAATAGGTGGGTTTGAAGAAATGAAAAGGAAGTACATGTTGGCAACACCAAACATCACGTCAATACTCTTGACACACAATTTCACCAACACCAATACCTGCCACGTAAGTCCGAAGCCTGATTCCTTAAAAATGTTGCGGGAGCCAACAGATGAAGACATTCCCTGGCCTGGATTTGTTTTTGGACAGACCCCGGCCTCTGTCTGGTACTGGTGTGCTGACCAGGTCATTGTTCAGAGGGTTTTAGCAGCGAAAAACTTTTCTCATGCAAAGGGAGCGACATTGATGGCAGGCTTTTTAAAACTCTTGCCCATGTTTATCATTGTAATTCCCGGAATGATTTCCAGAATTTTATTTGTTGATGAAATTGCCTGTATCACCCCAGAGCACTGCATGGAAGTATGTGGGAGCAGAGCAGGATGCTCCAATATTGCTTACCCACGCTTGGTGATGAAAGTTCTTCCAGTTGGTCTTCGTGGACTCATGATGGCTGTAATGATTGCAGCACTTATGAGTGACTTGGACTCTATTTTTAACAGTGCCAGCACAATTTTCACACTTGATATttacaaatttgtcagaaagcatgCATCGTCTCGTGAACTCATGTTCGTGGGAAGAGTATTTGTTGCTTTTATGGTAGTCATCAGCATTGCATGGGTACCAATCATTATCCAAATGCAAGGAGGCCAGATGTACCTTTACATCCAAGAGGTTGCAGGCTATCTGACTCCACCAGTGGCAGCCCTGTTTCTTTTGGGCATTTTTTGGAAGCGCTGCAATGAGCGAGGGGCATTCTGGGGTGTAATGGTTGGCTTTGTTTTGGGTGTAACCCGCCTGATCCTTGCCTTTGTCTATCGTCCTCCCGAATGTAACCTACCTGACAATCGACCAGACTTCATTAAAAATTTCCATTACATGTACGTTGCCACAGCTCTGTTTTGGATTTCTGGAATTGTCACTATCATTGTAAGTCTTCTTACACCCCCTCCGGATAAGGAGCAGATCCGAACCACTACTTTCTGGGCTGTGAAAAACAAGACTGTGGCAGAAAAGAAACCTAAAGAGGATCATTCCAAAGTGCCAGACAAGAGTGCCATTGTAGGCGCTGAAGACACAAAGCAtatgattccaaatggtaaacATGATGGGCCAGTTAAGGTCCAGTCTGAGGATATCACACTCATGATGGCTTACAACGAGGAGAGTCATGTGAATTCTGCATGTGTTTCTGAGGCTGAGACACCCATAGATTGTTATTCGAATGGACAGGCTGCTCTCATGGGACAGACTCAAGAGGCTGGAGATACCAAGAGCGTTGGTAAATGTCCGACATTAATGTATTGGTTCTGTGGCTATAAATCTGAGGACTTAAACAAAAGAACCATCCATGATGAGGTGGCAGAAGAAACTGTATGTCTACAAATGTTGGAAGAGACTCCACTTGTGAAACGAGTTCTTGATATTGGTCTGCTCTGCGTATGCACAGTTGGCATATCCATGTTTGTGTATTTCTCTTTGTAA